CTTATCAAAAAAAGTCTTGTCTTGTTATGGGACGATTATGGGCAACAACCCGAAATTATAAACTACATAACACGAAACAAGCGCCATTATGCCCGATTGAGATTTCATAAATTTCAGTCGGGCATTTTTGCGTTTATAGACCCCTGTTGTCGTTCCCCTCCCACCGTCCTTTCAAGTTCAGTTTTTAACCCAAATTTGAAAGGATGGTAAGACCATGAAAAAAATAAATCTAAAAGATTACTATGCTCATATAAGCGTAGACATATATATTGATATTCCTGATGAAGTATTTAACATTTTTGAAGAATACCGCAAAGCAGAGCAAGCCTATCAAAGCAAAGTATATTACCACAAAGCATACTACTCTCTTGACCGTGGTGACGGCATTGAACACAGTGCCTTGTTTGTTTCCTGCTCGCCCGATGAAATTTACGAGCGTAAGCTCACAAGGGAACAGCTTCACGCTGCCATTGCCACCTTGCCCGATAAGCAGGCAAAACGTATTTATGCTCACTACTTTTTAGGAATGAGTAAAACGGCTATTGCTAAAGCCGAGGGAGTAAACAAAAGCCAAGTAACACGGTCAATTAACCAAGGATTATCGCATCTTGAAAAATATTTAAAAAATGTCTTGTGATAGACGCAACTAATCAGCTCTTTTTCTAAAGGTATATGAGAGGAAGTTTTCTCTCTGATATGTAGAATAACATAATTGCTCTTTGACAATT
This genomic interval from Clostridium kluyveri contains the following:
- a CDS encoding sigma-70 family RNA polymerase sigma factor yields the protein MKKINLKDYYAHISVDIYIDIPDEVFNIFEEYRKAEQAYQSKVYYHKAYYSLDRGDGIEHSALFVSCSPDEIYERKLTREQLHAAIATLPDKQAKRIYAHYFLGMSKTAIAKAEGVNKSQVTRSINQGLSHLEKYLKNVL